A genome region from Proteus vulgaris includes the following:
- a CDS encoding fimbria/pilus outer membrane usher protein gives MKNKQKQTPNVVDNRRLHALSQLTLAVLLSLYAGSTWAEEYFDPAFISGNEDSQLDLSFYSKDGAISPGDYLVSISVNEKAMPEKMVKFVLNKEYKLVPVFTPKELQALGVDVENVPMLKRLPKEAPIEDLSALIPDYRATFITSDLALKLSFPQLIMKNKSESEVDPALWNDGIPALLFNYSLIGSTSRTDGADIKNVLAQVFGGINFQAWRFRFNYFGNYAKYDGHGDSNSHTQNNFNNVRLYRDIKSLKSTLQLGEIMPVLSIFESFPFKGVSLSSNEDMIPQSQRGFAPVITGYANSNALVLVKQNGNTVYQTYVSPGPFRIDDLRQTQLSGELEVFIQEADGSVRKQLIASSSLPIMEREGAFKYEISAGQYNASGSEKSKFALGTFSYGLPHNITLYGGGMGGSDYLSSVVGFGTSLGKLGALSFDATMSWAKIQGSDSWKNGQSYRVRYAKSMLSTGTTVDLAAYRYSTKEYYSFNDANVINENGLYAWGRAKRKNNFQISLSQQLGRYGSLTLSGNREDYWNSNEVNKRVSLSYNATLKEINYFITYNIEKRKDEHNNWPEDRRLSVGMQIPFKIFSPAPLAEKSSLSYAINTGNHGNTAQNVGLRTSLLDDRLGISVDQDYSKEKHANNSSNLNINYVGEVSNSTLAYSYSNDYNTLSGSLNGGIIAHPYGITLARYVGSSPLALVEAEQAAGTKVNSGMGTINDRGFALVPIGNSYNKNPVSLDIYSLPNNVEVDNSIHQLYPTKDAVVYTKFNTKVGYQVIMTLMRQHKPLPFGALVSVVGDEENTSVVGDNGEVYLAGLLPQGLLTVRWGNGAQQSCQVNYTLPIERAAQDKITPVIEYTADCQ, from the coding sequence GTGAAAAACAAACAGAAACAAACCCCCAACGTGGTTGATAATAGGCGCCTTCACGCCTTAAGCCAGCTAACCTTAGCGGTTTTATTGTCGCTTTATGCGGGCTCAACGTGGGCGGAAGAATATTTTGATCCAGCATTTATTAGTGGGAATGAAGATAGTCAATTAGATCTCTCTTTCTATTCAAAAGATGGGGCTATTTCACCTGGGGATTATTTAGTATCAATCAGTGTGAATGAGAAGGCGATGCCAGAAAAAATGGTTAAGTTTGTCTTGAATAAAGAATACAAACTGGTACCGGTCTTCACTCCGAAAGAGTTGCAAGCGCTAGGCGTGGATGTTGAGAATGTCCCCATGCTTAAACGTTTACCCAAAGAGGCCCCCATTGAGGACCTCTCCGCGCTTATTCCCGATTATCGAGCTACATTTATCACCTCGGATTTAGCCTTAAAGTTGAGCTTTCCTCAGTTAATTATGAAAAATAAATCGGAAAGCGAAGTTGATCCCGCATTGTGGAATGACGGGATCCCCGCGTTATTATTTAACTATTCACTGATAGGCTCCACCTCTCGCACCGATGGCGCGGATATAAAAAACGTATTAGCCCAAGTCTTTGGCGGAATAAATTTCCAAGCTTGGCGTTTTCGCTTTAACTATTTTGGTAATTATGCAAAATATGATGGTCACGGTGACTCCAATAGCCATACCCAAAATAATTTTAATAATGTGCGATTATACCGTGATATCAAATCGTTAAAATCGACCTTGCAACTCGGTGAAATTATGCCGGTGTTGAGTATTTTTGAATCCTTCCCTTTTAAAGGGGTATCACTGTCCTCAAATGAAGATATGATCCCACAATCCCAACGTGGATTTGCCCCCGTTATCACTGGATATGCGAACTCCAACGCGTTGGTGCTCGTGAAGCAAAATGGCAATACGGTCTATCAAACCTATGTTTCGCCGGGGCCATTTCGAATTGATGATTTAAGACAAACCCAGCTTTCTGGTGAGTTAGAAGTTTTTATCCAAGAAGCAGATGGTTCTGTACGCAAGCAATTGATCGCCAGCAGCAGTTTACCCATTATGGAAAGAGAGGGGGCGTTTAAATATGAAATCTCGGCAGGGCAATATAATGCCTCAGGCTCAGAGAAATCAAAGTTTGCGTTAGGCACATTCAGTTACGGGTTACCCCATAATATCACCCTCTATGGGGGGGGAATGGGGGGCAGTGATTATTTATCTTCCGTGGTAGGGTTCGGGACCTCGTTAGGGAAACTGGGGGCGCTCTCCTTTGATGCCACTATGTCATGGGCGAAAATTCAAGGGTCAGATTCGTGGAAAAATGGGCAATCTTATCGTGTCCGCTATGCCAAAAGTATGCTGTCAACGGGGACCACAGTGGATTTAGCCGCTTATCGTTATTCCACCAAAGAGTATTACAGTTTTAACGATGCAAACGTTATCAATGAAAATGGCTTATACGCCTGGGGTAGAGCGAAGCGTAAAAATAATTTCCAAATCAGCTTAAGCCAACAATTAGGCCGTTATGGCTCGTTGACATTATCGGGGAATCGAGAAGATTACTGGAATAGCAATGAAGTCAATAAACGGGTGTCATTATCGTATAATGCGACGTTAAAAGAGATCAACTATTTTATTACGTACAATATTGAAAAACGAAAAGACGAACATAATAACTGGCCAGAAGATCGTCGGTTATCGGTAGGGATGCAGATCCCCTTCAAGATTTTCAGTCCAGCGCCTTTGGCCGAGAAATCCTCTTTATCCTATGCGATTAATACAGGTAATCATGGTAATACGGCGCAAAATGTGGGACTCAGAACCTCGCTATTGGACGATAGGCTGGGCATTTCCGTTGACCAAGATTACAGCAAAGAGAAACACGCTAACAATAGTAGCAATTTAAATATTAACTATGTGGGTGAGGTATCCAACAGTACGTTAGCCTACAGTTACAGTAATGATTACAACACTTTATCGGGCAGCCTTAACGGTGGGATCATTGCCCATCCTTATGGAATAACGTTAGCCCGTTATGTGGGATCATCGCCATTGGCCTTAGTGGAAGCAGAACAAGCGGCGGGGACCAAAGTCAACTCAGGAATGGGCACCATCAATGACAGGGGTTTTGCTTTAGTGCCGATTGGTAATAGCTACAATAAAAACCCCGTCTCTTTGGATATCTATTCCTTACCGAACAACGTGGAAGTGGATAATTCAATTCATCAACTCTACCCTACTAAAGATGCGGTTGTGTACACGAAATTTAATACCAAAGTGGGGTATCAAGTGATTATGACGCTGATGCGCCAGCACAAACCTCTTCCTTTTGGCGCGCTAGTATCGGTGGTAGGGGATGAAGAAAATACGTCAGTAGTCGGTGATAATGGGGAAGTGTATTTAGCGGGGCTGTTACCACAAGGGCTGTTAACGGTACGGTGGGGAAATGGCGCCCAGCAAAGCTGCCAAGTGAATTATACCTTACCGATTGAGCGCGCGGCACAGGATAAAATTACCCCGGTCATTGAATATACCGCGGATTGTCAATAA
- a CDS encoding helix-turn-helix domain-containing protein, whose translation MKKNNDLLLRRNIGIYIRNARNDKSLSGKRLGELLNVSQQQISRYENAMTSINIETMNAILIILDKDWFDFLDYIMKNKI comes from the coding sequence ATGAAAAAAAATAATGATTTATTATTAAGGAGAAATATTGGCATATATATTAGAAATGCGCGTAATGATAAGTCTTTGTCAGGTAAAAGATTGGGTGAGTTATTAAATGTAAGTCAGCAGCAAATATCACGTTATGAAAATGCGATGACTAGCATTAATATCGAAACCATGAACGCCATTTTAATTATCTTAGATAAAGACTGGTTTGATTTTCTTGATTATATAATGAAAAATAAAATATAA
- a CDS encoding molecular chaperone: protein MKSISLFLSMLVIATFHSLSFADDGIVLSTTRVILDKDSKTIQMTNNSSRPYLIKSDLLESPDNLKKNNTVMITPPLFKLAAHESRPIKLYKKNNADESVESLGYLAVLAIPALDKDAVENKNTVAIGLRNIIKVFIRPAALADKKKDNDCLIDISHNGKAMILKNTTPYFITLVAVTLNNDAQNILPNTIMLSPLAQGTFIYPKALPPNTQIHWQTINDYGFASEWCRSTLQHPPIK, encoded by the coding sequence ATGAAATCAATTTCTTTATTTCTAAGTATGTTAGTCATTGCCACGTTTCATTCTTTATCGTTTGCGGATGACGGCATTGTATTAAGTACAACGCGTGTCATTTTAGATAAAGACAGTAAAACGATCCAAATGACCAATAATAGCTCGCGTCCTTATTTAATTAAATCCGATTTACTGGAATCGCCCGATAATCTAAAAAAAAATAATACCGTGATGATCACGCCACCTTTATTTAAATTAGCGGCGCATGAATCCCGACCGATTAAATTGTATAAAAAAAATAACGCCGACGAGTCAGTGGAATCGCTGGGGTATTTAGCGGTATTGGCTATTCCTGCCCTCGATAAAGACGCCGTAGAAAATAAAAATACAGTGGCGATCGGCTTACGAAATATTATTAAAGTCTTTATTCGTCCTGCAGCGTTGGCTGACAAGAAAAAAGACAATGATTGTTTGATTGACATAAGTCATAACGGTAAGGCGATGATTTTAAAAAATACGACTCCGTATTTTATTACGCTCGTGGCGGTCACACTCAATAATGACGCTCAAAATATTTTACCGAACACAATAATGCTTTCACCGTTGGCACAAGGGACCTTTATTTATCCTAAAGCGCTCCCACCCAATACACAAATTCATTGGCAAACAATTAATGATTATGGTTTTGCTTCAGAGTGGTGTCGTTCAACCTTACAACACCCTCCAATTAAATAA
- a CDS encoding fimbrial protein, producing MRTKLIALSVPFLLMGMGSAQAANQANVEFLGNIQAVSCDINVNGQNQVVLGSVRTSDFTTASTPVAAGQTDFQLTLSGCDALKTAGKAQVEISGDTVPGTTNIFLQKSKNPTSNAGVMILDDKKQPIENGKAVQMADITAPEEGGEFASLDNVSIKLTAAYGSTATDQDVTTGTFKAPVLFSFVYE from the coding sequence ATGCGTACTAAATTAATCGCGCTGTCCGTTCCTTTCTTATTAATGGGAATGGGCTCAGCACAAGCGGCTAACCAAGCCAACGTGGAATTTTTAGGGAATATCCAAGCGGTCAGCTGCGATATCAACGTTAACGGCCAAAACCAAGTGGTTTTAGGTAGTGTACGTACTTCCGATTTCACTACTGCATCAACACCCGTTGCTGCGGGTCAAACCGATTTCCAATTAACCTTAAGTGGTTGTGATGCACTGAAAACAGCGGGTAAAGCACAGGTTGAAATTAGCGGTGATACCGTACCTGGTACCACTAACATTTTCTTACAAAAAAGCAAAAACCCAACCAGCAATGCGGGTGTGATGATTTTAGATGACAAAAAACAGCCGATTGAAAATGGTAAAGCCGTCCAAATGGCCGATATCACAGCACCAGAAGAAGGTGGTGAATTCGCTTCTCTGGACAATGTATCAATAAAATTAACTGCTGCTTATGGCTCGACTGCCACTGATCAAGACGTGACCACAGGGACATTTAAAGCACCTGTTTTATTCTCATTTGTTTATGAGTAA
- a CDS encoding molecular chaperone, which produces MKSILTLCFSAMMVLCPTYTFAGISYQLGALRVVYPEGEKGVPLTLINNTKEESVLTQTVTLKTPSGPEEKIFYVLPSIVKIAPQSSTSVKIMLKPGTSLPHDRESIFYINSKAIPLMEHQDEQKNNIAGGINIGISSVIKLFYRPKNLPMSVETAQANLQFNVLDKTLKVSNASPYYITLVNIKIDGQQVPLVGKGMLPPYEAFEYPFTGKKTSSAAPHKIQWTLINDSGGMYEYSK; this is translated from the coding sequence GTGAAATCGATTTTGACGTTATGCTTTAGTGCCATGATGGTATTATGCCCCACTTATACTTTTGCGGGGATCTCTTACCAATTAGGGGCATTAAGAGTGGTGTACCCTGAAGGGGAAAAGGGCGTACCTTTAACGCTGATTAATAACACGAAAGAGGAGTCTGTTTTAACTCAAACTGTGACATTAAAAACTCCGTCAGGGCCTGAAGAAAAAATATTTTATGTTTTACCATCCATTGTCAAAATTGCCCCTCAATCCTCAACGAGTGTGAAAATCATGCTCAAACCGGGGACGTCATTGCCTCACGATCGCGAATCGATTTTTTATATTAACAGTAAAGCAATCCCGTTAATGGAGCATCAAGACGAACAAAAAAATAATATCGCTGGGGGCATCAATATTGGGATCTCGTCGGTGATAAAACTCTTTTATCGTCCTAAAAATTTACCCATGAGCGTTGAAACGGCTCAAGCTAATTTACAGTTCAACGTTTTAGACAAGACATTAAAAGTCTCTAATGCTTCTCCTTATTATATTACGTTGGTCAACATCAAAATAGATGGTCAACAAGTACCTTTAGTGGGTAAAGGAATGCTACCGCCTTATGAGGCGTTTGAATATCCGTTCACTGGGAAAAAGACCTCTTCTGCTGCCCCACATAAAATTCAATGGACCTTAATTAATGATTCGGGTGGCATGTATGAGTATTCAAAATAA